Genomic segment of Zerene cesonia ecotype Mississippi chromosome 7, Zerene_cesonia_1.1, whole genome shotgun sequence:
TAGTAACGAGTAACTAACGTGATTCATGATTCCCTCGTTACAAGGAATGCTGGATAGGTACTCTAGACCACATTTCCTTGgagtattttattcttattataagaTCGTTtcgattttcataataattgaatggatctagaaaaaatatatgaagatTTCCACTTGAAAATAGCTCTGTTATTCAATTTGTGATTCAATCGTGCCATGAGGAatgctaatttattttctgtatagAAACAGTTTCTTGCAAACTTTAAAATgacttttacaaattaatgatTGGAATAGTTCGAGTGAGTAATCAAAAATTGAAACCAACGCAACCCTTTCCCCGCATCCTTTCCTCGTGTCTCCCGAATAACATTAAAGGGGAAAACTAAGCAATTGATAGTGGAAATGGGCAacgaaatagaaaaatatcgtGGAAAGCATTCGTGGCGTGGTAAAATATTCAATCGAGGCAATTCGGGTCCGCGTATAAATTCGGGCCGGCCATTATTTGTAGCGCGTCGTCGCGACCGAAAATCGCTACCCGCATTGATAGTCGTCATTTTTCTACTCACTATCGTTAATATTTTACGGGTGCGTGTCAACGCTTTATGGGCCCACTCTTAACACTAAAACGTTTTCGCCATGCTctcattgtttataaatttttactgtccaatttttttatagtttatcgACTGTTCGAGTGCCATTCACTGTTATGGCACGTATAACAGTTTGTGCAACCGATTAtatcaatttgatttttattgaaccCTAATAGCTCttgaaatttgaatgttttgtgttgttttttttgtttgtttgtagaaTAACGGGTTCACTTATAAAGTGTAATTTGAACGAAACATATTAAATCGAACTTAAAATTTGAGTactttgaaattgttttaatatatcgtTACCTAATACATTTTGTACCTAGTTTAATCtgttgtataaatatgttataaaagttataaagaaaaattacatcTCAAATTCGTggtaaaatacaaacatttaatttaaaaaataaaacgagtCTTGGTAATTTTCCATCGCATTAAACAACGGAGACGCTGAAAAAGCGTGtcatatacttaatttatatatacaaaatgtcTTGAAAGACATTAAGGACGAATGGGTTCGTAGCTACCTAACTGTAATTATCCATCCAAGTTTGCGAGCTCAGGAAAAGAATTGCTCTCCTTTGTATGTGAGGGGGTGTCGGGGGTCGGGTGGGGGGAGGTGGGTAGGCTCACATGGGACGCGCTCTAATGAGGTGCCTGAAAGCGACAATGTCTTTGAGCAAAGCAAATGTGTAGGTATCTACATACGGAGGGGTGGAGTTCCTCCTATTTCAACTACGTAGAGATAGGTGCTTGTTTCATATGACAACGTTAACTTATACAGTGTTgacaaattaatgtatattcttatttttaagaacACTTGTTTATGTCTTGTTTACGCAAGTTTAAACGGTTAATACATTGGATCGTTTCGCTCGTAACCTCGATGGTagaaatgtgtaaatatttttacgtaaCATGATTATGAACAATATATTCCAAGGGTATGATAGTTAGATTATATCGGTTTGtggcaatattatttattttttatttgtttataatgaatatcaaTGGCATATATGACTGTCACCATAATTATGGCCCCATAGagttttattagaaaacttatcatatatttaatggaTACAAACAAGATTATAATCACCACTGACTTAGTTCATAATTacttttgtaaaatgtaacattaagCTCTTAGCGCATACATAATCCATCATAAATCGCAAAATTGTACAAATCCTGACGGCGTACGTTCGCTAGAGCGGTGGGACGGGGAGACGGATAGAGGAGGACCGCGGGTCGAGCCGCTTCCGCTTCGGACCCAGTTTTAATTTCCCGCGCGAGGCGGGCGTTAAGTTTAAACGGAGATGAGCACACGTACTAATATCATGCACGACCCGGGCCGTCGCCATAGCGACGCACACTCAAATGACGTGTGTGGCACGGCGCGGGTGTGAGACCGGGGGTAATATGATTTGAGCGGCCCCGGCGACACCCCGCCCGCTTGTTTGCTCTCCGATGCAATCGCGATACGGCCCCCGCCCTGCGCCCTGTACATCTCTCGCCTCCTCAATAACCGCATCGGATTCACTGTTGCAGGCCACTATTCTATTGGAGATACAGACCTAGACACCTAGATGCGATGTTTGCCGCGAGCTACTTGGTTGCCGCTCTCAGTTTGCATACTTTTTACGCGATATAGGAAAAGAACAAAAGTGCTACGAGCAGATGTACTATAGAAGAAGATactaaaattagttttataatgttcCTTCGTATGTAGTATTTTATCCTGAAAAGAATGTTACTTGTAATTAGTTCCAACAGGAGTACTTCCAGCAGACACAGTAACTATTTGTTAAATCTTACATTTCGTAGCATGATCTTGTCAAGGAATATGACATAATCGATATAACTTAactataatgataatatgccaataagttttatgtaaatctGTTATTTTTGAATGTAAAGTTATATAGGCATCCTTTATACAAAATCTTACGGAATCAAATAGTAACTTCCTTCCCTTTACATTTTCATTccattatcaataaaataatatgttcctAGAAAGTACCATCCTCTAACATATCCTTGTACGAACTGTTACATGTTAGTTAATCAGCGAAACGAGCACTGTAGCTACACATTCACGTACCATTTGACGATGTTGAGTGTGGTCGTTCGGTGACAATTACACAGTGTCCATGTCTATAAGTCTCAGATGCGGATGCCTCATGTATCATGTATAGCACGTTGTGAGCACTGAACGCCACGAAACGGGACAATAAAGCAATCAATTCGCAGCTTCACTACCGCCGTCCACTGTCGCAAACGAGCCAACCGACGCCATGTTACCGATGACGTACATGCATTCTCACATTTATTACGCTcacaaacgaaataaataacgttttaaatgATACCTTTAGCTTAAAATTACAAGATCTGCTGGGGCACAAAGCGAGCCATTTCCTTCGTTTATGGAATTGTCGGGCGATTTTCAATTACATGTAtccgatttataaataataaatctgcGGTCTTACAATATGCGAATGTATAATGTCTAAAACAGTTTGCAATTCGCGCTATAGTAATTGCGGCGCGAACGCCAGAGGCCCTGGTAATGCCGGGCGTGATATATGCTCCATTCACTAATAACAGAGCTCGACTCTTTGCCGATTACTGCTTTACCTGGCCAAAGCGATCGGTATCGATTGCTGCGACGTTCGATCTCAACTAATGAGTAGAGGATTTGCTAGTCATTATCCACTTTCGACGCTAGCCCGCGGCTGGATGAAGACGTCGCGGCCTGCAGGGCGAGTCCTCGCCGCCGAAGGCATTTAATTTGCTGCGCTTTAATACTTGAACCCTTTACTTCGAGCTTTGTGTTTTATCCTCAGTAATTGCTACTCCATCGCCGATAACTTTTAAAGCCACAACGCTACAATTGTCAGTGAAGTATAATGGTCGCATGGTTTAGATGCCGTTTTCTTTGTTAGAAAATGGTTTTCGAGATATtctagtttaaattaataggaTATTCGAGCCAATTTCGCTATTTGAACAATTAAGCTGGTCGAGAAGATTGATAGTTGCAATGAAATAGCTTTCATCGCGCCGGTAATGCTCGCAGGTCGTGCAGGCAAACCGCACACCCAGCTCTCAGCGGTTTGTTATCTTCCTCCATGAAATTACCCCTTTCATACATTCCGACCTGTTGATGTATTAATTATGTGGTTATATCCAGCACATTATTAGCACGAAATGTTTATGGAGCGCAAGATCTGTTCACGCCATCATATTAACACTGCTGTTTATTGTacgtttgaatataaatttattatttagaagtaACTTGTCAATGTAGTTTGTTTGCTTTAAATCTGCTTTCAACTCATTTCTAATCCGAttaggtataataattaataagctgTAGTAAATTCATTCTATAAAGATATGCGTATCTAAGGGCATATAGCAAAGTCCGTTACGTATTAACGATGCGCGTTCTTTCCAGATGGCTGGGACGCGGGTCAATGTTCGTACTATCATCAGCTCAAACTCGATTATTGCTGAAAGCCGCCCGCTCCGGGCAGGGTAGCTCGAGCCCGGAGAAGTTATCTGCGTTCGTGGACGTTGGCGCTGGTGATGGTGAAGTGAGCAAGAGGTTCGCTGATCTGTTCACTACGAAGTATGCCACTGAGATATCAGCATCTATGAGGAAAGTGTTGAGCAGCAAGGGATTCACGTGAGTTCATTTGTTCTTTTCTATTAAgctataaaatgttacatgaGAAACGTTTAAATGTAGAGCCCTGTGgacaaaatgtttatatagcAAAGTTTCGATTTTGTTGTATGAAGTTAAATATGCAATTAGCTCGTactgaaatattcaaaatacataattgttgCTGTAAATTGACCAACCATTTCTTTTGTTGACGTCCAACTCCCTAAGATTGACCAGAAAAAAGCAGAAATATTTCAAGCAAACATAATTTCTCGTTTAAGAATAGCACGCACTTACTGCTTTTGTTACTCTTAGTCGATGATATATGTTGAGATGCGTGCATGTCGTGGCGAAACTGTCGCCACACCGTCAGGTTTTCATAGCGGTGAGCGCACTGGTGAATGTCAAAATGGTCGTTCGTTATTACATTCCTTCCCACCGGCTGTAGCACGCGTAGAATGGCGTCAATTTTAGATTGActcttttaaatcttttagAAGATGTTTCGAGTATACAATATATGTGTCCTTAGCGTGCTGGACGCGGACGCGTGGTGGCAAGAGCAGCGGTTCGACTGCGTGTGTATGCTCAATCTGGTCGACCGCTGCAGCAAGCCGCGCACCATGCTGCGGCAGGCGCGCGCCGCGCTCGCGCCCGCCGGCCACCTGCTGCTCGCGCTCGTGCTGCCCTACAAGCCCTATGTAGAAGGTCAGTAATAGTGGTGGAACTCCGGCAGGGTTCGAATGGTATTAGGTATGAATGTGGGAACAATTTGTGTGGATTTAGGGTGGAAAAAGTCGCCGAAAAGTTTGGTGACGGTTCACACATTATCGATCGACAGATGCAGCATGAAGCCTGTaataaagtatgtatttaaataaagtatgtctttctataaatataatataaagatactaCGGCTCTACGAACAATTTATCCCTCAACTAACACAGTCGCTCCACGTTCCAGCGAACTCTGACCACAAGCCGGAAGAGCGCCTCCCGATCCAGGGCGGCACGTTCGAAGAGCAAGCGGCGTCCTTCGTCGCGTTCATGCGGGACGAGATGCGCTTCGAGCTGGCGGCCTGGTCGCGCGTGCCCTACCTCTGCGAGGGGGACTTCGCGCAGGCCTACTATTGGTTGGACGACTCCGTCTACGTGTTTAGACCTATGCCCGAGTAGAGTCTGGCCTGCGGGCCTGTCGGACTTCACGTGACGTCACCATATTGAATGCTGCACACTTTACACCTTAGGCACTTACTTTAGTGTAAAGTGTCCAGCCGGTGCGGAATTTGGGGCGTGACGTCATCAGATTGATCTATGGGCTCCGCACTGAGTTACTCTTTACGTTTAAGACACTTACCCGAGAGTAAGTGTCCAGCCAGTCTGGGATTTCGGACGGGACGTCATCAAATCGATTACGTTCTTCACTTGATCTCAAAGATGATGGGCAAAGAGTAACTTCcctttattcttatttttgcATTATACGAGATACGCTTGGAATTCGCGGCATTTTGTCTTCAGACTAATCATGTAATCATCTGATCtggatttatatatttactatttactgtaaaaaaatataagacaggtaaaattaaaattgaaaaggcggaacatatttattcaaaaaaaacatctttagAAGATCAGAAAAAGTTCTAAGGAAATTTGCTTTCGCCTTACTTATAAAGTACAAAAAAGTTGTCTTTTGAGAATTTATTTCGAAGTGAGATTAACTACTAACAAACTAAACTACTACTTAAACtattatgtactatatatCAATATGGCTCCTATAACGAGAACTTACTaagcaattaattaaagagaataattaattttatctgatGACGTCACGTTACAAATAGAACTCTTATGGATTgatagatttaatattataaacgttgtGAATTTTGCTTAATTGTTGTGAACTTGTGAAGGGAAAGtgttaaacattaaacaattgGTGTACAACGCACAGGCCTATGGTCATACTACTATTTAAGATATTGAGATTTGAAGAAgatgtttattaaaagtaattaagaccaattatactaaatataatatatattaggtacaaattaatatatatttcaatactcAGATACTACAATTAACAATGTATGTAACTGACATcgatgcaaataaatataatctatcatATGTCATACATCCGTGTTTGAGTAAGTCAACGTTTTTTGTCATatgaaaaacttataaatcaGCCATTTAGTCTTGATTTTGAATATGAGGTCTAAAAATTTAGCCTTTAGCATATctcgatttaaaatttttataaatcctcTCTATCTGATGCTTTCTTACTATGTCAAGTTAAATCGTATcaggaaatataatttactactCTACCTCAGAattcgaataaataataaaaaaaatcgttttttttttcacgacCAAAATTGGTCAGGATGTAATGCAAGTTTGTTCAAAAATTTcccttataaattattgtataatttcgtacttaattaaaatttaaaagatattggAACGatgaaattatctttaataatatgaaaactttGTCAATTGTGACACTGGTGACTAAACAGTAA
This window contains:
- the LOC119828154 gene encoding methyltransferase-like protein 9 isoform X1 encodes the protein MSALLLFLSCFMIIYEASSINFNYNCLKIFSFSYCVKEYSEVCPKHEHFEKIDWEVSLPSERRIRYEAMASNSGLNGLYRPRSALARAMYEKQRNDRYLQEFDQNEWYQVDKNQLPPEAQEKFIQLHPDKETQEFLTTSVDKSSWVWTQLWYILAKSFLRHFWTTTDINGWLGRGSMFVLSSAQTRLLLKAARSGQGSSSPEKLSAFVDVGAGDGEVSKRFADLFTTKYATEISASMRKVLSSKGFTVLDADAWWQEQRFDCVCMLNLVDRCSKPRTMLRQARAALAPAGHLLLALVLPYKPYVEANSDHKPEERLPIQGGTFEEQAASFVAFMRDEMRFELAAWSRVPYLCEGDFAQAYYWLDDSVYVFRPMPE
- the LOC119828154 gene encoding methyltransferase-like protein 9 isoform X2; its protein translation is MEYSEVCPKHEHFEKIDWEVSLPSERRIRYEAMASNSGLNGLYRPRSALARAMYEKQRNDRYLQEFDQNEWYQVDKNQLPPEAQEKFIQLHPDKETQEFLTTSVDKSSWVWTQLWYILAKSFLRHFWTTTDINGWLGRGSMFVLSSAQTRLLLKAARSGQGSSSPEKLSAFVDVGAGDGEVSKRFADLFTTKYATEISASMRKVLSSKGFTVLDADAWWQEQRFDCVCMLNLVDRCSKPRTMLRQARAALAPAGHLLLALVLPYKPYVEANSDHKPEERLPIQGGTFEEQAASFVAFMRDEMRFELAAWSRVPYLCEGDFAQAYYWLDDSVYVFRPMPE
- the LOC119828154 gene encoding methyltransferase-like protein 9 isoform X3; this translates as MASNSGLNGLYRPRSALARAMYEKQRNDRYLQEFDQNEWYQVDKNQLPPEAQEKFIQLHPDKETQEFLTTSVDKSSWVWTQLWYILAKSFLRHFWTTTDINGWLGRGSMFVLSSAQTRLLLKAARSGQGSSSPEKLSAFVDVGAGDGEVSKRFADLFTTKYATEISASMRKVLSSKGFTVLDADAWWQEQRFDCVCMLNLVDRCSKPRTMLRQARAALAPAGHLLLALVLPYKPYVEANSDHKPEERLPIQGGTFEEQAASFVAFMRDEMRFELAAWSRVPYLCEGDFAQAYYWLDDSVYVFRPMPE